A single Endozoicomonas sp. NE40 DNA region contains:
- a CDS encoding chorismate--pyruvate lyase family protein, which translates to MPFIDFAHQTWQPKPVLTDECMKSIPEPYRSWLLDSGSLTQRLKSMCTRQFRVKVLRHEWGVPSRSELEFLGCRHEMASIREVLLIVDDHPAVFARSVLPASSLTGENRELLELGERPLGEFLFNQPSLKRGQIEIDELPACQFNLHLDRPYKEESAWGRRSQFFLNGKAISVCEVFLPEYNPELM; encoded by the coding sequence ATGCCGTTTATAGATTTCGCTCACCAGACCTGGCAACCCAAACCAGTCCTGACCGATGAGTGTATGAAGAGCATTCCGGAACCCTACAGAAGTTGGCTGCTTGATTCCGGTTCTCTGACTCAACGCCTGAAGTCCATGTGTACCAGACAGTTCCGGGTCAAAGTGCTGAGGCATGAATGGGGCGTTCCCTCCCGTTCAGAGCTGGAATTTCTTGGGTGCCGTCATGAAATGGCAAGCATTCGGGAAGTGTTACTGATTGTCGATGACCACCCCGCTGTGTTTGCCAGAAGTGTTTTGCCAGCCAGTAGCCTGACCGGGGAAAACCGGGAATTGCTGGAGCTGGGGGAACGCCCGCTGGGAGAGTTTCTGTTTAACCAGCCGTCACTCAAACGGGGTCAGATTGAGATTGATGAACTGCCTGCCTGCCAGTTTAACCTGCATTTAGATCGACCATATAAGGAAGAAAGTGCCTGGGGAAGGCGCTCACAGTTTTTCCTGAATGGTAAAGCTATTTCGGTTTGCGAAGTTTTTTTACCGGAATACAATCCAGAGCTTATGTAA
- a CDS encoding NCS2 family permease, whose product MAGATTFITMCYVIFVIPAILSDAGMDSGALFAATCLVAGLSTIFIGVYANWPIGLAPGMGLNAFFAYAVVQGMGYSWEQAMGAVFWGGIGFMLLSLFKVREWIIDSIPSGLRVGITSGIGLFLALIGLKSAGVVVASPGTIVTLGDITQFGPLMASLSLFLILGLSFRGIKASVLIAIGIVSLIALIAGDVSYTGIVAAPPSVAPIVGKLDIMGALSPEMIGVIVAFMFVNLFDTTGTLIAVGDKAGLADENGKMTNMNRALMTDGAASWIGAIMGTPTVTTYVESASGVAVGGRTGLTAVTVGVLFLLCMFLSPLAGMVPAYATAGALVYVAVLMVGSLTRIDWDDLTEAGPVLITTIMMPLSFSIANGIALGFIAYPVIKVLAGRTSDVSISVWVLAALFALKFVVFGI is encoded by the coding sequence ATGGCCGGTGCAACCACCTTCATCACCATGTGTTATGTGATCTTTGTTATTCCGGCTATTTTGTCAGATGCCGGTATGGATTCCGGTGCGCTGTTTGCCGCAACCTGCCTGGTGGCTGGTCTGAGCACCATCTTTATTGGTGTCTACGCAAACTGGCCGATAGGTCTGGCACCGGGCATGGGATTGAACGCTTTCTTTGCCTATGCTGTTGTACAAGGCATGGGATACAGCTGGGAGCAGGCCATGGGTGCTGTGTTCTGGGGCGGTATTGGCTTTATGTTGTTAAGCCTGTTTAAAGTACGTGAATGGATCATCGACAGCATCCCTTCCGGACTTCGCGTAGGTATTACCAGTGGTATCGGTTTGTTCCTGGCTCTGATTGGCCTTAAAAGTGCCGGAGTGGTAGTGGCCAGTCCCGGAACCATTGTTACTCTGGGGGATATCACTCAGTTTGGCCCTCTGATGGCGAGCCTGAGCCTGTTCCTGATTCTGGGTTTGTCTTTCCGCGGTATTAAAGCATCAGTATTGATTGCTATTGGTATTGTCTCCCTGATTGCCCTGATCGCAGGTGACGTATCCTATACCGGCATTGTGGCTGCACCACCAAGCGTTGCCCCCATTGTTGGCAAGCTGGATATTATGGGTGCTCTGTCACCTGAAATGATTGGCGTTATTGTTGCCTTCATGTTTGTAAACCTGTTCGACACCACCGGCACTTTGATCGCTGTGGGAGACAAGGCAGGTCTGGCCGACGAAAATGGCAAGATGACCAACATGAATCGCGCTCTTATGACCGATGGCGCTGCGTCCTGGATTGGTGCCATTATGGGTACACCAACAGTCACCACTTACGTTGAAAGCGCCTCTGGCGTGGCAGTCGGTGGCCGTACTGGTTTGACGGCTGTCACTGTGGGTGTGTTGTTCCTGCTGTGTATGTTCCTGTCGCCTCTGGCTGGAATGGTGCCTGCCTATGCGACCGCTGGCGCACTGGTCTATGTAGCGGTTCTGATGGTGGGCAGCCTGACCCGTATTGACTGGGATGACCTGACAGAAGCAGGGCCGGTACTGATCACAACCATTATGATGCCGCTGAGCTTCTCAATTGCTAACGGCATTGCCCTTGGTTTTATCGCTTACCCGGTGATTAAGGTACTGGCTGGCCGGACATCGGATGTAAGCATCAGCGTCTGGGTTCTGGCCGCTCTGTTTGCACTGAAGTTTGTTGTCTTTGGTATCTAA
- the phoB gene encoding phosphate regulon transcriptional regulator PhoB, producing MSGRTILIVDDEEPIREMVSVALEMAGYNCLEAADAKQAHAHVIDHKPDLILLDWMLPDISGIEFARRLKRNELTSEIPIVMLTAKGEEDHKIQGLETGADDYIVKPFSPRELAARLKAVLRRAGGMDSQNPIVIKGLELDPVSHRVSINGNPAEMGPTEYRLLQFFLTHQERAYTRGQLLDQVWGGNVYVEERTVDVHIRRLRKALGSDYEGFVQTVRGTGYRFSVKV from the coding sequence ATGTCAGGAAGAACAATTCTCATCGTAGACGATGAAGAACCAATCAGGGAAATGGTCTCTGTCGCTCTGGAAATGGCAGGTTATAACTGTCTGGAAGCGGCTGACGCCAAACAGGCACATGCTCATGTTATCGATCACAAACCAGACCTTATTTTGCTGGACTGGATGTTGCCGGATATCTCCGGCATTGAATTCGCACGTCGTTTAAAACGGAATGAGCTGACCTCTGAGATACCCATTGTCATGCTGACCGCAAAAGGCGAGGAAGACCATAAAATTCAGGGGCTGGAAACAGGCGCAGACGATTACATCGTCAAACCCTTCTCCCCACGGGAGCTGGCTGCGCGCCTGAAAGCCGTCTTGCGTCGTGCAGGTGGGATGGACTCCCAGAACCCGATTGTTATTAAAGGTCTTGAACTTGACCCTGTCAGTCATCGGGTCAGCATCAACGGCAACCCGGCGGAAATGGGACCCACTGAATACCGGTTGCTGCAGTTCTTTCTGACGCATCAGGAGCGGGCTTACACACGTGGGCAGTTGCTGGATCAGGTCTGGGGAGGCAATGTGTACGTGGAAGAACGAACCGTCGACGTCCATATCCGTCGGCTGCGCAAAGCTCTGGGATCAGACTATGAAGGCTTTGTACAGACGGTTCGTGGTACGGGTTACCGATTCTCGGTAAAGGTTTAA
- a CDS encoding rubredoxin, with translation MKKWQCVICGLIYDEAEGWPEDGIEPGTRWEDVPEDWLCPDCGAEKSDFEMIDIS, from the coding sequence ATGAAAAAATGGCAGTGTGTTATTTGCGGGCTGATTTACGACGAAGCCGAAGGCTGGCCAGAAGACGGCATAGAGCCAGGTACCCGCTGGGAAGATGTGCCTGAAGACTGGCTCTGTCCTGACTGTGGTGCAGAAAAATCAGATTTTGAAATGATTGATATTTCCTGA
- the ubiA gene encoding 4-hydroxybenzoate octaprenyltransferase, whose amino-acid sequence MTYLKKLAGDSFNLQSFSARYPRIKDFVQLCRLDRPIGIYLLLWPTLWALWMAAEGLPSLKNLLIFIAGVVLMRSAGCVINDYADRHYDGSVKRTSNRPLVTGKINEKEALLFFSLLVALSFVLVLLTNLLTIMLSLGGLALAAIYPFAKRFTHLPQVVLGAAFGWAIPMAYAAESGTISQIGWLLFLGNVFWTVGYDTQYAMVDRDDDVKIGIKSTAILFGELDNIIIGVLQCLALGTLVMVGIQAGLGLSFYCSLVVAAGLFVHQQLRTQNRERMDCFKAFLSNHWVGAVIFLGIAFGYV is encoded by the coding sequence ATGACGTACCTTAAAAAACTGGCGGGGGACTCTTTCAACCTTCAATCTTTTTCGGCCCGCTACCCCCGCATAAAGGATTTTGTCCAGCTGTGTCGGCTGGATCGCCCTATTGGCATCTACCTCTTGTTATGGCCCACCCTTTGGGCATTGTGGATGGCAGCAGAAGGTCTGCCCAGCCTGAAAAACCTGTTAATTTTTATTGCCGGAGTGGTTCTGATGCGCAGTGCCGGCTGTGTCATCAACGATTATGCGGATCGCCACTATGACGGCAGTGTAAAAAGAACCAGCAACCGCCCTCTGGTAACGGGAAAAATCAATGAAAAAGAGGCTTTGCTTTTTTTCTCGCTTCTGGTCGCCCTGTCTTTTGTTCTGGTTCTTCTTACGAACCTTCTGACCATCATGCTTTCTCTGGGTGGACTTGCCCTTGCGGCTATTTATCCATTTGCCAAACGTTTTACTCACTTGCCTCAGGTGGTTCTGGGAGCCGCTTTTGGCTGGGCCATCCCCATGGCCTACGCCGCAGAAAGTGGAACGATAAGTCAGATTGGCTGGTTATTGTTTCTTGGTAACGTGTTCTGGACGGTAGGTTACGATACCCAGTACGCCATGGTGGATCGTGATGATGATGTGAAAATTGGTATCAAGTCGACCGCTATTTTGTTTGGTGAGCTGGACAACATCATTATCGGCGTCCTTCAATGCCTGGCTCTTGGTACATTAGTAATGGTCGGTATTCAGGCAGGTCTTGGCCTGAGTTTTTATTGTTCTCTGGTGGTTGCGGCAGGATTGTTTGTTCATCAGCAGTTACGAACGCAAAATCGGGAAAGAATGGACTGCTTTAAAGCGTTTCTCAGTAACCACTGGGTAGGAGCCGTCATTTTCTTGGGCATTGCTTTCGGTTATGTTTAA
- a CDS encoding fatty acid desaturase has translation MWYEGMLALSPLGVILATLLLTHITILSVTIYLHRHSAHNSVDLHPVLKHAFRFWLWLTTGMRTKEWTAIHRKHHARCETKEDPHSPVQRGLGIVLWQGAELYRKEARNPQTIEGYGQRTPEDWIENHLYTPYPFLGIAIMLLIDVALFGLIGITVWAIQMIWIPFFAAGVINGVGHHSGYRNFECRDAARNIFPWGILIGGEELHNNHHTYPNSAKLSVRPWEFDIGWLWIRLFRFLGLASIKRTKPLAIRNKDKNHIDRDTVMAVINNRFQIMAQYRRQVIAPLVNHEQKIATEKTKRLLKSAQKLLAREEHLLAPAHMEKIHSIIDTSQVLNTIYRKKKDLQAIWHQIKDQNERIEALIQWCHEAESSGIKVLQDFSRSLKTYTLPEPALKQG, from the coding sequence ATGTGGTACGAAGGCATGCTTGCCCTCTCACCTTTGGGAGTCATTCTGGCAACGTTGTTGCTCACTCACATCACTATTTTGTCTGTCACTATTTATCTGCATCGGCACAGTGCTCACAATTCGGTTGACCTGCATCCGGTACTCAAACACGCCTTTCGATTCTGGCTATGGCTGACAACCGGAATGCGCACAAAAGAGTGGACGGCCATTCATCGTAAACATCATGCCCGGTGTGAAACGAAAGAAGATCCTCACAGCCCGGTACAAAGAGGTTTGGGAATCGTACTCTGGCAGGGCGCTGAGCTGTATAGAAAGGAAGCCAGAAATCCTCAGACAATAGAAGGTTATGGGCAACGAACGCCTGAGGACTGGATTGAAAACCATCTTTATACCCCTTATCCATTTCTCGGTATTGCCATCATGTTATTGATTGATGTCGCCCTGTTTGGCCTTATTGGTATAACCGTCTGGGCTATTCAAATGATCTGGATTCCCTTTTTTGCAGCGGGTGTGATTAATGGTGTCGGACATCATTCAGGCTATCGCAATTTTGAATGCCGAGATGCAGCCCGCAATATATTTCCCTGGGGAATACTGATTGGTGGTGAAGAATTGCACAATAATCACCACACCTACCCAAATTCTGCCAAACTATCGGTTCGCCCCTGGGAGTTTGATATAGGCTGGCTCTGGATTCGGCTGTTTCGCTTTTTAGGTCTGGCCAGCATCAAAAGAACGAAGCCATTGGCTATTCGCAATAAAGATAAAAACCATATTGATCGTGATACCGTAATGGCTGTTATTAATAATCGATTTCAGATAATGGCGCAGTACCGTCGTCAGGTCATTGCGCCACTGGTCAATCATGAGCAAAAAATCGCTACTGAAAAGACAAAGCGTCTTTTAAAATCGGCTCAAAAGCTTCTGGCACGGGAAGAGCATCTGTTGGCACCTGCTCACATGGAAAAAATTCATTCAATTATTGATACCAGTCAAGTTTTGAATACCATTTACAGGAAAAAGAAAGATTTACAGGCGATCTGGCATCAAATTAAAGACCAAAATGAACGCATTGAAGCCTTAATTCAGTGGTGTCATGAAGCTGAAAGCAGTGGAATCAAAGTTCTGCAGGACTTTTCCAGAAGCCTGAAAACCTATACCCTGCCAGAACCAGCCTTAAAACAGGGGTGA
- the phoR gene encoding phosphate regulon sensor histidine kinase PhoR, whose protein sequence is MTSITKSYILSRMLLFSSIGFCLGWLLGNAFLGLSLVLAAYCLWSVKELFRLLDWLNAAKDRNEEPPESKGLWGEIFDGIYRLQKHHGRARRKLSTVIDRIQSSTAALKDAVVMVDRHNNLEWWNIAAEELLGFKKPDDQGQPVTNLLRDPRFVDYFEQGRYQKPLQIPSPLNDEYQIEVNITVYGRGNRMIIVRDVTRLMQLETMRKDFVANVSHELRTPLTVISGYLETLIDGVHDHDLPPIWGKAMNRMQEQSLRMQGLVQDLLTLSKLEAAEIDENSAVSLLPMLHAIVEDSKALSGESQHKIHLECPEDAELAGCAHELRSAFSNLVFNAVRYTPAGGKIYVRWWQDEDRGHLMVEDNGIGIDPIHIPRLTERFYRVDKSRSHATGGTGLGLAIVKHIMLRHGGRISISSHPGKGSKFVCHFPRKRLVAFAD, encoded by the coding sequence ATGACCAGTATTACCAAATCTTACATCCTGAGCCGAATGCTGTTGTTTTCAAGTATTGGCTTCTGTCTTGGCTGGCTTCTGGGCAACGCTTTTCTCGGGCTTTCTCTCGTATTGGCAGCTTATTGCCTCTGGAGTGTTAAAGAGCTGTTCCGGTTGCTGGACTGGCTGAATGCTGCCAAAGACCGCAACGAAGAACCACCTGAAAGTAAAGGCCTGTGGGGGGAGATATTCGACGGAATCTATCGCCTTCAGAAGCACCATGGACGAGCCCGCCGCAAACTCTCTACCGTTATAGATCGAATCCAGTCATCGACAGCCGCGTTAAAAGACGCGGTGGTCATGGTGGATCGTCATAACAATCTTGAATGGTGGAACATTGCGGCAGAAGAGCTGTTAGGCTTTAAGAAGCCCGACGATCAGGGGCAGCCCGTCACCAATTTGCTGCGTGATCCACGCTTTGTGGATTATTTTGAGCAGGGTCGTTATCAAAAACCGCTGCAGATTCCCTCGCCGCTCAATGATGAGTACCAGATTGAAGTGAATATCACCGTGTATGGCCGTGGCAACCGCATGATCATTGTCCGCGATGTCACCCGCCTTATGCAGCTGGAAACCATGCGTAAGGATTTTGTGGCAAACGTTTCCCATGAACTCAGAACGCCACTGACGGTGATCTCAGGCTATCTGGAAACGTTGATCGACGGTGTACACGATCATGATCTTCCACCAATATGGGGCAAGGCCATGAACCGTATGCAGGAGCAGTCACTGCGTATGCAGGGACTGGTTCAGGATCTGTTGACGCTTTCCAAACTGGAAGCCGCTGAAATCGACGAGAACAGCGCTGTCAGTCTGCTGCCGATGCTTCATGCCATTGTTGAGGATAGTAAGGCGTTAAGTGGGGAGAGCCAGCATAAGATTCACCTGGAATGCCCTGAAGACGCCGAACTGGCCGGTTGCGCTCACGAGCTGCGTAGTGCCTTCTCGAACCTGGTGTTCAATGCTGTGCGCTATACCCCGGCAGGTGGCAAGATTTATGTACGTTGGTGGCAGGACGAAGATCGTGGTCATTTAATGGTGGAAGATAATGGTATTGGTATCGATCCAATCCATATTCCCCGATTAACGGAGCGTTTTTACCGGGTTGATAAGAGCCGTAGTCATGCAACCGGTGGAACCGGTCTGGGGCTAGCCATTGTAAAGCATATTATGCTGCGTCACGGCGGTCGGATCAGTATCAGTAGTCATCCGGGCAAGGGCAGCAAGTTTGTCTGTCATTTCCCCAGGAAACGGCTGGTGGCTTTCGCAGATTGA
- a CDS encoding H-NS family nucleoid-associated regulatory protein translates to MNVFEEIQHRLSSKTRIRSLFKDVHVEDLERIISRMNDVLAEKLEARDKEDEKRQAKIESIEAIKQIMNDRGVSLDDLGALELEAPKKRRNIQKYTFEYQTEAGDTIQWEGATTGRLPRDFQAYLDRTGKKRLDCVAE, encoded by the coding sequence ATGAACGTTTTTGAAGAAATTCAACATCGCCTGAGCAGCAAAACCCGTATTCGTTCCCTGTTCAAAGATGTTCATGTCGAAGATCTGGAGCGCATCATTTCTCGCATGAACGACGTTCTTGCTGAAAAGCTGGAAGCTCGCGATAAAGAAGATGAAAAGCGCCAGGCCAAAATTGAAAGCATTGAAGCGATCAAGCAGATTATGAATGATCGCGGCGTATCCCTGGACGATTTGGGTGCTCTGGAACTGGAAGCCCCTAAAAAGCGTCGTAACATTCAGAAGTACACTTTTGAATACCAGACTGAAGCTGGTGACACCATTCAGTGGGAAGGCGCTACCACAGGCCGTCTGCCTCGCGACTTCCAGGCTTACCTGGACCGCACTGGCAAAAAACGCCTGGACTGTGTTGCTGAATAA